A part of Mycolicibacterium sp. TUM20985 genomic DNA contains:
- a CDS encoding methylated-DNA--[protein]-cysteine S-methyltransferase, with protein METLHYRTVDSPVGPLTLAGTEGRLRHLRMVDQTYEPDRVGWEPDPVMFEDVVRQLEAYFSGDLVDFDLHLDMVGTDFQRRVWTALTTIPYGETRSYGEIARQIGAPGASRAVGLANGHNPIGIIVPCHRVIGANGSLTGYGGGLERKKQLLDMEKNRAYPVATLFD; from the coding sequence ATGGAGACCCTGCATTACCGCACTGTCGACAGCCCCGTGGGGCCGTTGACCCTGGCAGGCACCGAGGGCCGCCTGCGGCACCTCCGGATGGTCGACCAGACCTATGAACCCGATCGAGTGGGCTGGGAGCCCGATCCCGTGATGTTCGAAGACGTGGTCCGACAGCTGGAGGCGTACTTCTCCGGTGACCTGGTCGACTTCGATCTCCACCTCGACATGGTGGGCACGGATTTCCAGCGTCGCGTGTGGACTGCGTTGACCACCATTCCGTATGGCGAAACTCGCTCATACGGGGAGATCGCCCGTCAGATAGGCGCACCGGGAGCATCGAGGGCCGTCGGGCTGGCGAATGGGCACAATCCGATCGGAATCATCGTCCCGTGCCACCGCGTCATCGGGGCGAACGGCAGCCTGACCGGTTACGGCGGTGGATTGGAGCGGAAGAAACAGCTGCTCGACATGGAGAAGAATCGCGCGTATCCCGTCGCGACACTCTTCGATTAA
- a CDS encoding DNA-3-methyladenine glycosylase 2 family protein → MHEDFDRCYRAVQSKDSRFDGWFVTGVLTTRIYCRPSCPVRPPFARNVRFYPTAAAAQREGFRACKRCRPDASPGSPEWNVRGDVVARAMRLIADGTVDREGVTGLATRTGYTTRQLERLLQAEVGANPLALARAQRTQTARILIETTELPFSDVAFAAGFSSIRQFNETLMSVTALTPTALRQRARTRFGPGKSAGAGVVVLRLPVRTPFAYEGLFGHLAASGVPGVEEFRDGAYRRTLRLASGNGVVSLTPQPDHVHCELTLDDFRDLSSAIARCRRLLDLDADPEAVVDVLGRDPQMTALVAKAPGQRIPRTVDESELALRVVIGQQISVKATRTHAGRLARIYGSPVDDAKGALTHTFPSVEQLADLDLTHIAFPKSRQQTFITMIRALADGDVALNPGCDWNRAREQLLALPGVGPWTAEVIAMRALGDPDAFPVTDLGVLAAAKAIGLPADPRALTEHSSRWRPWRAYATQHLWTALDHEVNIWPPKTAAKEK, encoded by the coding sequence ATGCACGAAGACTTCGACCGGTGTTACCGGGCCGTCCAGTCGAAGGATTCCCGGTTCGACGGCTGGTTCGTGACGGGCGTCCTCACGACTCGGATCTATTGCCGGCCCAGCTGTCCCGTGCGGCCTCCGTTCGCCCGCAACGTCCGCTTCTACCCGACAGCCGCGGCGGCGCAGCGAGAGGGGTTCCGGGCCTGCAAGCGCTGCAGGCCCGACGCCTCTCCCGGGTCGCCCGAATGGAATGTGCGCGGTGACGTCGTGGCGCGCGCCATGCGGTTGATCGCCGACGGCACCGTCGACCGTGAAGGGGTGACCGGACTGGCCACCCGAACCGGGTACACCACGCGGCAACTCGAACGCCTGCTGCAGGCCGAGGTCGGCGCGAACCCCCTTGCGCTGGCCCGTGCGCAGCGGACGCAGACCGCCCGGATACTGATCGAGACGACGGAGCTCCCGTTCAGCGATGTAGCCTTCGCCGCCGGCTTCTCCAGCATCCGCCAGTTCAACGAAACGCTGATGTCGGTGACGGCCTTGACGCCGACTGCGCTACGCCAGCGTGCGCGAACACGTTTCGGCCCCGGCAAGTCGGCGGGTGCGGGTGTGGTGGTGCTGCGTTTGCCGGTCCGAACGCCGTTCGCCTACGAGGGCTTGTTCGGTCATCTCGCGGCGAGCGGCGTGCCCGGGGTCGAGGAATTCCGCGATGGCGCCTACCGCCGGACGTTGCGGCTCGCGTCCGGCAACGGCGTCGTCAGCCTGACCCCGCAGCCGGACCACGTCCATTGCGAGCTGACGCTCGACGACTTCAGGGATCTGTCGTCGGCCATCGCCAGATGCCGCCGACTGCTCGATCTGGACGCCGACCCCGAAGCGGTCGTCGACGTGCTCGGCCGTGATCCGCAGATGACGGCGCTGGTCGCCAAGGCGCCGGGTCAGCGCATCCCACGGACGGTCGACGAATCGGAACTTGCGTTGCGCGTCGTCATCGGACAGCAGATCTCGGTCAAGGCCACGCGAACGCATGCCGGTCGTCTCGCGCGAATCTACGGATCACCCGTCGACGATGCCAAAGGCGCTCTCACGCATACGTTTCCCAGCGTGGAACAGCTCGCCGACCTCGACCTGACCCACATTGCCTTCCCCAAGTCCCGGCAGCAAACCTTCATCACGATGATCCGCGCCTTGGCCGACGGGGACGTCGCCCTGAATCCGGGCTGCGATTGGAACCGTGCCCGTGAGCAGCTGCTTGCCCTGCCCGGGGTGGGGCCATGGACGGCAGAAGTGATTGCGATGCGCGCCCTTGGCGATCCGGACGCGTTTCCGGTCACCGATCTCGGCGTGCTCGCGGCGGCGAAGGCCATCGGCTTGCCGGCGGATCCGCGGGCTCTGACCGAACACAGCAGCCGCTGGCGGCCGTGGAGAGCATATGCGACCCAACACCTTTGGACAGCGCTAGACCACGAAGTCAACATCTGGCCGCCCAAGACGGCCGCGAAGGAGAAGTAA
- a CDS encoding zinc-dependent alcohol dehydrogenase family protein has protein sequence MTDLMKAVVLTRFGGADAFELREVSVPKVEPRQVRVRVHATAVNPLDLQIRRGDYADHVPLPAIIGHDISGVIEEVGSHVTDFRVGDAVYYTPRIFGGPGSYAEQHVADVDLVGRKPENLSHLEAASLTLVGGTVWEALVTRAQLTVGETILIHGGAGGVGTIAIQIATAIGARVITTAKAGDHEFVRSLGADAAIDFTSADYVDAVAEMTRGKGVDVVFDTIGGDALTRSPLALADFGRVVSIVDIAQPQNLIDAWGKNAAYHFVFTRQNRGKLDALTTMVERGLVKPVIGATLPLARMGEAHELLENRRSYALRGKFAIDVAGETVALPRRIS, from the coding sequence ATGACTGATCTGATGAAGGCCGTCGTGCTCACCCGTTTCGGCGGTGCCGACGCCTTCGAGCTGCGCGAGGTCTCCGTACCGAAGGTCGAACCTCGCCAGGTACGGGTGCGCGTCCATGCGACCGCCGTCAACCCGCTCGACCTCCAGATCCGTCGCGGAGACTACGCCGATCACGTGCCGCTCCCGGCGATCATCGGGCACGACATCTCCGGCGTGATCGAGGAAGTCGGATCCCACGTGACCGACTTCCGGGTCGGCGATGCGGTGTACTACACGCCCCGGATCTTCGGCGGCCCCGGCTCCTACGCCGAGCAGCACGTCGCCGACGTCGACCTTGTCGGCCGTAAGCCCGAGAACCTCAGTCACCTGGAGGCGGCGAGCCTGACCCTTGTCGGCGGAACGGTCTGGGAAGCCCTAGTGACCCGAGCTCAGCTCACCGTGGGGGAGACGATCCTCATCCATGGAGGCGCGGGCGGTGTCGGCACGATCGCGATCCAGATCGCGACGGCGATCGGCGCACGCGTGATCACCACCGCAAAAGCCGGCGACCACGAGTTCGTGCGCTCCCTCGGAGCGGATGCGGCGATCGACTTCACGTCCGCGGACTACGTCGACGCCGTGGCCGAGATGACGCGAGGCAAGGGGGTCGACGTCGTCTTCGACACGATCGGTGGCGACGCGCTCACGAGAAGCCCGCTGGCGCTCGCCGACTTCGGACGCGTCGTCAGCATCGTCGACATCGCGCAACCGCAGAACCTCATCGACGCGTGGGGCAAGAACGCCGCCTATCACTTCGTCTTCACACGACAGAACCGAGGAAAGCTGGACGCGCTGACCACAATGGTCGAGCGTGGTCTCGTGAAGCCCGTCATCGGCGCGACTCTTCCGCTCGCGCGAATGGGCGAGGCTCATGAACTCCTGGAGAACAGGCGGTCCTATGCACTCCGCGGCAAGTTCGCGATCGACGTGGCGGGCGAGACCGTTGCGCTTCCCCGCCGCATCTCGTAG
- a CDS encoding GlxA family transcriptional regulator translates to MLRPHQVVVLILDGALPLDVGIPAEVFHPESGYPYEVSACGVTAGTVPSHGGFGYAVPRGLDALADADTIVVPGYAPAGRPIPVEVREALRTAASRGTRIASICYGAFALADAGLLDDLRATTHWDAAEKLAKLYPQITVEPNVLFVDEGSVLTSAGAAAGLDLCLHIVRRDLGVSAANEIARGLVTAPYRTGGQAQYLPKTSSAAQGETLAATREWAMARLDQQLTIAGLAAHAQMSPRTFLRRFADETGSTPLQWILRARVDTARGLLESTRLSVDRIADQVGLGTGSNLRLHFRRLLDVSPSEYRATFAGRS, encoded by the coding sequence ATGCTTCGACCGCATCAGGTGGTGGTCCTCATACTCGACGGGGCGCTCCCGCTGGACGTCGGGATCCCGGCGGAAGTGTTCCATCCGGAGTCGGGGTATCCCTACGAGGTGTCGGCCTGCGGGGTCACCGCCGGAACGGTGCCGTCCCACGGGGGCTTCGGCTACGCGGTCCCGCGGGGCCTGGATGCATTGGCCGACGCGGACACGATCGTCGTCCCGGGGTATGCGCCGGCGGGTCGGCCGATACCGGTGGAGGTGCGCGAAGCGCTCCGGACTGCCGCATCCCGCGGGACACGTATCGCGTCGATTTGCTACGGCGCATTCGCCCTCGCGGATGCCGGCCTGCTCGACGACCTGCGGGCGACGACGCACTGGGATGCGGCGGAGAAGCTCGCGAAGCTTTATCCGCAGATCACGGTCGAGCCGAACGTGCTCTTCGTCGACGAGGGATCCGTCCTCACCTCGGCGGGGGCCGCCGCCGGTCTAGACCTGTGCCTGCACATCGTTCGGCGCGACCTCGGCGTGAGCGCGGCGAACGAGATCGCACGAGGACTCGTCACCGCGCCCTATCGGACCGGGGGTCAGGCCCAGTACTTGCCGAAGACCAGCTCGGCAGCCCAGGGCGAAACCCTCGCCGCGACGCGGGAATGGGCCATGGCGCGGCTCGACCAGCAGCTCACGATCGCCGGACTCGCCGCACACGCGCAAATGTCGCCACGCACGTTCCTGCGCCGCTTCGCCGACGAGACCGGCAGCACCCCGCTGCAGTGGATCCTGCGGGCGCGGGTCGACACCGCCCGCGGACTCCTCGAGAGCACGAGGCTGTCGGTCGACCGCATCGCGGACCAGGTCGGGCTGGGAACCGGATCGAACCTCCGACTGCATTTCCGCCGGCTCCTGGATGTGTCCCCCTCGGAGTACCGCGCCACCTTCGCCGGGCGGAGTTGA